A genomic region of Bosea sp. 124 contains the following coding sequences:
- a CDS encoding SDR family NAD(P)-dependent oxidoreductase, producing the protein MAFLPALAPGHVAVVTGGASGIGLAAARVFAARGMSVVLVDRNEAVLAAAAAELTGSAGAVLERAVDVADRAAVEALRDEVIARFGAVHVLMNNAGIQPGGTIFGPLEDWQRVLAVNLWGVVNGSQVFAPAMLEGGQPGLIINTGSKQGITTPPGNPAYNISKAGVKVFTEALQHELRGREGHQLSAHLLIPGFVFTGLTARGRTEKPVGAWTPEQTVDFMLERLAAGDFYILCPDGETTRELDEKRMAWAMGDIIENRPPLSRWHSDHGEAFKASLEK; encoded by the coding sequence ATGGCATTCCTTCCTGCGCTGGCTCCCGGACATGTCGCGGTCGTCACCGGCGGCGCCTCCGGCATCGGGCTGGCGGCCGCTCGCGTTTTCGCCGCGCGTGGCATGAGCGTCGTCCTCGTCGATCGCAACGAGGCCGTGCTCGCGGCAGCGGCAGCCGAACTGACAGGGTCCGCCGGCGCGGTGTTGGAGCGGGCGGTCGATGTCGCCGATCGCGCTGCCGTTGAGGCGCTGCGCGACGAGGTGATCGCACGCTTCGGCGCGGTCCATGTCCTGATGAACAATGCCGGCATCCAGCCCGGCGGCACGATCTTCGGACCGCTGGAGGACTGGCAGCGCGTTCTCGCCGTCAATCTCTGGGGCGTGGTCAATGGTTCCCAGGTCTTCGCGCCGGCGATGCTGGAGGGTGGCCAGCCCGGCCTGATCATCAACACCGGCTCGAAGCAGGGCATCACCACCCCGCCCGGAAACCCCGCCTACAACATCTCCAAGGCCGGGGTGAAGGTCTTCACCGAGGCGCTCCAGCACGAATTGCGCGGGCGCGAAGGCCACCAGCTCTCCGCTCATCTGCTGATCCCCGGCTTCGTCTTCACCGGGCTGACGGCGCGGGGCCGTACCGAGAAGCCGGTCGGCGCCTGGACGCCGGAGCAGACCGTCGATTTCATGTTGGAACGCCTCGCCGCCGGCGATTTCTACATCCTCTGCCCGGATGGGGAGACGACCCGCGAACTCGACGAGAAGCGCATGGCCTGGGCGATGGGCGACATCATCGAGAATCGTCCGCCGCTGTCACGCTGGCACTCCGATCACGGCGAGGCCTTCAAGGCCTCGCTGGAGAAATAG
- a CDS encoding esterase-like activity of phytase family protein, with translation MRLSLIAALLLSSTVLAGAQEAQKAFPAKLLGHALLPANTMVPAPADAPADLRISGKFITPGQRVEAVGSVMGLSGGRPTGLSTPFQGQPVQGFSGIRSLGNGEFLVLTDNGFGAKANSPDAMLYFHRLKADFASGKIERSATTFLRDPDKKVPFRIANEGTETRCLTGSDFDPESIQPIGGKYWIGEEFGPYLIRVDATGKVEAVFETLVDGKPARSPDHYAVTTPGAPNLPVAFNVRRSKGYEGMAQSPDGRFLYPLLEGPLWNAETKGNEEIDGKEVLRILEFDVAAEKWTGRSWFFPLEVKGNAIGDFNMIDATTALIIERDNGEGTADKACAAGQKGPDCFHDLAKFKRIVKIEMTDANVGKLVRKIGYVDLMTIADPDGKAKQGAIDGVLPFPFFTIENVDVVDRANGIIVVGNDNNLPFSSSRDPKKADDNELVLLSVKELLDAK, from the coding sequence ATGCGCCTCTCCCTGATCGCGGCCCTGCTGCTGTCCTCCACGGTCCTCGCCGGCGCGCAGGAGGCGCAGAAGGCGTTTCCCGCCAAGCTCCTCGGCCACGCCCTGCTGCCTGCCAACACCATGGTGCCGGCTCCGGCCGACGCGCCTGCCGACCTCAGGATCTCCGGCAAGTTCATCACGCCCGGCCAGCGCGTTGAGGCTGTCGGGAGCGTCATGGGTCTCTCGGGAGGTCGTCCGACCGGGCTCTCGACGCCGTTCCAAGGCCAGCCGGTGCAGGGCTTCTCCGGCATCCGCTCGCTCGGCAATGGCGAGTTCCTGGTGCTGACCGACAACGGCTTCGGCGCCAAGGCGAACTCGCCCGATGCGATGCTCTATTTCCACCGCCTCAAGGCCGATTTCGCGTCGGGCAAGATCGAGCGCAGCGCCACCACCTTCCTGCGCGATCCCGACAAGAAGGTTCCCTTCCGCATCGCCAACGAGGGCACCGAGACGCGCTGCCTGACCGGCTCGGATTTCGATCCGGAATCGATCCAGCCGATCGGCGGCAAATACTGGATCGGCGAGGAATTCGGGCCCTATCTCATCCGCGTCGATGCGACCGGCAAGGTCGAGGCCGTGTTCGAGACGCTCGTCGATGGCAAGCCCGCCCGCTCGCCGGACCATTACGCCGTGACGACTCCGGGCGCTCCGAACCTGCCCGTCGCGTTCAACGTCCGTCGCTCGAAGGGCTATGAGGGCATGGCGCAGTCGCCGGATGGCCGCTTCCTCTACCCGCTGCTGGAAGGCCCGCTCTGGAACGCCGAGACCAAGGGCAATGAGGAGATCGACGGCAAGGAAGTGCTGCGCATCCTCGAATTCGACGTGGCCGCCGAGAAGTGGACCGGCCGCTCCTGGTTCTTCCCGCTCGAGGTCAAGGGCAACGCCATCGGCGATTTCAACATGATCGACGCGACCACCGCGCTGATCATCGAGCGGGACAATGGCGAAGGCACGGCCGACAAGGCCTGCGCCGCCGGCCAGAAGGGCCCGGACTGCTTCCACGACCTCGCCAAGTTCAAGCGCATCGTCAAGATCGAGATGACCGACGCCAATGTCGGCAAGCTTGTGCGCAAGATCGGCTATGTCGACCTGATGACCATCGCCGATCCAGACGGCAAGGCGAAGCAGGGCGCGATCGACGGCGTGCTGCCCTTCCCCTTCTTCACCATCGAGAATGTCGACGTGGTCGACCGCGCCAACGGCATCATCGTCGTCGGCAACGACAACAACCTGCCGTTCTCCTCCTCGCGCGACCCGAAGAAGGCCGACGACAACGAGCTGGTGCTGCTGTCGGTGAAGGAACTGCTCGACGCGAAGTGA
- the nth gene encoding endonuclease III, which translates to MTRENRPRPRAPAAAKITKPRARSAAGVREIFERFRAANPEPKGELEHVNAFTLLVAVVLSAQATDAGVNKATRKLFAIADTPQKMLALGEDAVREHVRTIGLFRTKAKNVVALCARLIETFGGEVPTTRADLESLPGVGRKTANVVLNIAFGEITHAVDTHVFRVANRLRIAPGRNVLQVELGLEKAVPAEFGRHAHHWLILHGRYTCKALRPECGRCIQNDLCDSADKRVV; encoded by the coding sequence ATGACGCGAGAGAACAGGCCCAGGCCCCGCGCCCCGGCGGCGGCGAAGATCACGAAGCCGCGCGCCCGCAGCGCAGCCGGCGTCCGCGAGATCTTCGAGCGCTTCCGTGCCGCCAATCCCGAACCGAAGGGCGAACTCGAACACGTCAACGCCTTCACCTTGCTGGTCGCGGTGGTGCTCTCGGCGCAGGCGACCGATGCCGGCGTCAACAAGGCGACGCGCAAGCTCTTCGCCATCGCCGACACGCCGCAGAAGATGCTGGCGCTGGGCGAGGACGCCGTGCGCGAGCATGTCCGGACGATCGGCCTCTTCCGGACCAAGGCGAAGAACGTCGTCGCGCTCTGCGCCAGGCTGATCGAGACGTTCGGAGGTGAGGTGCCGACGACGCGGGCCGATCTCGAAAGCCTGCCCGGCGTCGGTCGCAAGACAGCGAACGTCGTGCTGAACATCGCCTTCGGCGAGATCACCCATGCGGTCGACACCCATGTCTTCCGTGTCGCCAACCGCCTGCGCATTGCTCCGGGCAGGAACGTGCTTCAGGTCGAACTCGGGCTGGAGAAAGCCGTGCCGGCCGAATTCGGCCGGCACGCGCATCATTGGCTGATCCTGCATGGCCGCTACACCTGCAAGGCGCTCAGGCCCGAATGCGGCCGCTGCATCCAGAACGATCTCTGCGATTCGGCCGACAAGCGGGTGGTGTGA
- a CDS encoding DUF2244 domain-containing protein — MNLGKRDSGAPDDDASAAAERPVFDATITPHRSLGTNGFRLVMTLVCLASIVSSIPFVMLGAWPVAGFFGLDVVALFIAFHLNFRHARAFERIVVTPLEVLLRKVSHHGREAVWRSNPAWTKLERKDDEDYGLLGLNLVSRGRSVTVAGALSPGEREGFAEALGAALASARRGTDFGAK; from the coding sequence ATGAACCTCGGCAAGCGCGATTCAGGAGCGCCTGATGACGACGCCTCGGCAGCCGCCGAGCGCCCCGTCTTCGACGCCACGATCACGCCGCACCGCTCGCTCGGCACGAACGGCTTCCGCCTCGTGATGACTTTGGTCTGCCTCGCCAGCATCGTCTCCTCGATTCCCTTCGTCATGCTCGGCGCCTGGCCTGTCGCCGGCTTCTTCGGCCTCGACGTGGTCGCGTTGTTCATCGCCTTCCATCTGAATTTCCGCCATGCGCGCGCCTTCGAACGCATCGTCGTGACGCCGCTGGAGGTGCTGCTGCGCAAGGTCTCGCATCATGGCCGCGAGGCCGTCTGGCGCTCCAATCCGGCCTGGACGAAGCTCGAGCGCAAGGACGACGAGGACTATGGGCTGCTCGGGCTGAATCTGGTTTCGCGTGGGCGCAGCGTGACGGTCGCGGGGGCGTTGTCGCCGGGCGAACGCGAGGGCTTCGCCGAGGCGCTGGGAGCGGCGCTGGCGAGCGCGAGGCGCGGGACTGATTTCGGCGCGAAGTGA
- a CDS encoding class I SAM-dependent methyltransferase: MPSHAEQIIGLYERHARAFDKARGKSLFEAPWLRRFIEALPPAPSILDMGCGSGEPIGRYFIERCFALTGVDSSPSLIGLCRQRFPERDWHVADMRSLSLGRRYGGLIAWDSFFHLTADDQRRMFPAFRAHAGDRAALMFTSGPSHGEAIGSFSGEALYHASLAPSEYRALLAGHGFEVVAHRAEDPDCGGHTIWLARSR, encoded by the coding sequence ATGCCATCCCACGCCGAACAGATTATCGGTCTCTACGAGCGCCATGCACGCGCCTTCGATAAGGCGCGTGGCAAATCGCTGTTCGAGGCGCCCTGGCTCCGGCGCTTTATCGAAGCGCTGCCGCCAGCGCCATCGATCCTCGATATGGGCTGCGGCTCGGGGGAGCCGATCGGCCGCTATTTCATCGAACGTTGCTTCGCCCTCACCGGGGTCGATTCCTCGCCCTCGCTCATCGGCCTGTGCCGGCAGCGCTTTCCGGAACGAGACTGGCATGTCGCCGACATGCGCAGCCTGTCACTGGGCCGTCGGTACGGCGGATTGATCGCCTGGGACAGCTTCTTTCACCTGACGGCGGACGATCAGCGACGGATGTTTCCGGCCTTCCGCGCGCATGCCGGCGACAGGGCCGCGCTGATGTTCACCAGCGGCCCTTCACATGGCGAGGCCATTGGTTCCTTCAGTGGCGAGGCGCTCTATCACGCCAGCCTCGCCCCATCCGAGTATCGTGCGCTGCTGGCCGGGCACGGTTTCGAGGTCGTCGCGCACAGGGCCGAGGATCCCGATTGCGGCGGCCACACCATCTGGCTTGCCCGCTCTCGCTGA